A stretch of Ipomoea triloba cultivar NCNSP0323 chromosome 13, ASM357664v1 DNA encodes these proteins:
- the LOC116000941 gene encoding uncharacterized protein LOC116000941, giving the protein MAINKNSKKNPKPQTRSHHLHKPHSWAVVRSLFTCKHLEQPKEQRHRKPKQREEIISKKMGPQHPSSSSSSPASPNSSIVGSLRAMPFRKLSGCYECRMVVDPVLGLTRDPSLRTTICSCPVCGQIFMKPDTLELHQAVRHAVSELGAEDTSRNVVEIIFQSSWLKKHNPICTIDRILKVHNTPKVISRFEEYRDAIKAKANKLPKKHPRCVADGNELLRFHSTTFMCSLGLNGSSNLCNSIPSCAVCGIIKNGFKGAGDVAGKGVLTTATSWKAHVSGGAAGEEKRAMLVCRVIAGRVKKSFPGSLEEYDSVSGGAGAGAGGYGDLEELYVFNPKAVLPCFVVIYRGF; this is encoded by the exons ATGGCCATAAACAAGAACAGCAAAAAGAACCCAAAACCGCAGACACGATCTCACCATCTCCACAAGCCACACTCATGGGCAGTGGTGAGAAGCCTCTTCACCTGCAAACACTTGGAGCAGCCAAAGGAGCAGAGACACAGAAAGCCCAAACAGAGGGAAGAAATCATCAGCAAGAAGATGGGGCCTCAacacccttcttcttcttcttcttccccagCCTCACCTAATTCCTCCATTGTTGGATCTCTCAGAGCCATGCCCTTCAGAAAGCTGTCCGGGTGCTATGAGTGCAGGATGGTGGTTGACCCTGTTCTTGGCCTCACCAGAGACCCTTCTCTCAGAACCACCATCTGTTCTTGCCCTGTCTGTGGTCAGATCTTCATGAAACCTGACACCTTGGAGCTCCATCAGGCTGTCAGGCATGCTG TGTCAGAATTGGGAGCAGAAGACACGAGCAGGAACGTTGTGGAGATCATATTCCAATCCAGCTGGCTCAAGAAACACAACCCAATCTGCACAATCGACAGAATCCTTAAAGTCCACAACACACCCAAAGTAATCTCGAGGTTCGAGGAGTACAGGGACGCCATTAAAGCAAAAGCCAACAAGCTCCCCAAAAAGCACCCGCGTTGCGTGGCAGACGGGAACGAGCTCCTCAGGTTCCATTCCACCACTTTTATGTGTTCTCTCGGCCTAAACGGCTCTTCCAATCTCTGCAATTCGATCCCCAGTTGTGCCGTGTGTGGGATCATCAAGAACGGGTTCAAGGGCGCCGGAGATGTCGCCGGAAAAGGCGTTCTCACGACGGCGACGAGCTGGAAGGCGCATGTTAGCGGTGGTGCTGCGGGTGAGGAGAAGAGGGCGATGTTGGTTTGCCGGGTGATCGCCGGGCGGGTGAAGAAGAGCTTTCCCGGGAGCTTGGAGGAGTATGATTCGGTGAGTGgaggcgccggcgccggcgccggaggTTATGGTGATTTGGAAGAGTTGTATGTGTTTAATCCTAAGGCTGTTTTGccatgtttcgttgtaatttatAGAGGGTTTTAG